The genome window GATGGTTTTGCAATTGTTGTACCCGCCGGCGCAAGGCACAACGTAGTTAACACATCTTCAGATACGCATCTTAAACTTTACACGGTGTATTCACCACCTGAACACCGCGACGGAGTTTCGCACGAGACAAAAGAAGTAGCAGATGCGGATGACGAACATTTTGACGGAGTAACAACAGAGTAGTAGATCAATGCTCGCGGTGGAAAAGCCAGAGAAAGATCCTTTGGTGTAAGAAATACAACAAGTTGTCTTAAGCTTCGCAGTGACAAAAAGCGAGCAACCTCTACTATGTTGCTCACTTTTTATAAAAGAACCAACAAGAGATCTATAGAAAGTAGTTAAGAATGCTGAGAGCGTAGTAGGCGCCAATAGCGAGAAGTGCTAAGTGCTCGATTCTATTTGTTTACAAATAGGTATTTTTCCGGCAGAGTAAACTAAACCTGTTGTTTGAAAGGAGTCAGTCGTGAATGGAGCAAATACGCACGGGAGAACGGTAGATTCCTTGACGCGCGCGAGCAGATGGCACAAAGATGCGACGGCTAATCTATTCAACTATGAACCTGGTGACCACATTTATCGCGAGATGGACGAAGCCGATACAGTGTTCAAGGTTGTAAGTGGACTGGTTCTACTAACGCAGCCTTTCGCGCGTACAAACTATGAGTTCAGTGATAAGTGCGCGTGCGTATGCGGTCCGGAGGACACGTTCGGAGGATTGTTTGGAGATGATGAGTATCGCGAAGACGCGACTACCTTGGTTCAAACCCAAGTACAAGCGTATCGACTTGAGGATGTACCAAGTGAAGTATTGCTTCCGATGACTCAAGAAGCGGCTCGTAATCAGCGCGAAGCAACAGCTGTTGTGCACGGAGGATCGGTGCGCACTCGAGTTGCGCGCATGCTCGCACTTCTCTGTCGCAAATACTTTTGCGATAACGATGTTGTTGTGAAGATCACACACCAAATGCTCGCAGAGTTGATTGCAGTCACGCGCGAATCAGTTACACGCGCGTTGAATGAGCTGGAAATGTACGAGTACATTACCTTGAAACACTCGAGCATTGAAGTGCACGATGCGACCGCACTCGAAGAGATCCTCCTTAATGGACTGGACTGACCCTACAAGCACGGC of Candidatus Campbellbacteria bacterium contains these proteins:
- a CDS encoding Crp/Fnr family transcriptional regulator, which gives rise to MDEADTVFKVVSGLVLLTQPFARTNYEFSDKCACVCGPEDTFGGLFGDDEYREDATTLVQTQVQAYRLEDVPSEVLLPMTQEAARNQREATAVVHGGSVRTRVARMLALLCRKYFCDNDVVVKITHQMLAELIAVTRESVTRALNELEMYEYITLKHSSIEVHDATALEEILLNGLD